The following proteins are co-located in the Solanum pennellii chromosome 8, SPENNV200 genome:
- the LOC114078474 gene encoding uncharacterized protein LOC114078474 → MRPPSKTQKISSTGGSSTARSVTKGPLNLYFSQKSTQKGGFEKGGGIDETKKILRERAVSAFAIWMYDVGLPFNCVNHKSFDKFIEAVGQHGPGMKPPTFHEVRVTHLKKEVDKVEKIVDEHKVQWTKFGCSIMMDKWTARNGKMIINILVNSPIGSVFLGSVDASNESTDSTKMYKLFESTIERIGPENVVQIVTDNASENVKAGSMMMGAYPHIYWTPCAAHCINFIFGDIFKVKPYASVFKKAIRIHSYISQRPLLLNLMRKFTKERNLVKPAKTRFETAFLILRAMYIQRKNLRTLVLSTEWNSSKFAKETLGKEVVNLIISVHFWNDVVRALTVCGPLTKVLPLVDGEKKPPMGYIYEAMDRAKKAIAHGFRGVKKQYEKVYEIIDARWSEQLHRPLHAAGHVLNPGLYYKAQEEGTLAKTLWTEYIACVEKLVHIQQYKMH, encoded by the exons ATGAGGCCTCCCTCCAAAACTCAAAAGATATCTTCTACTGGAGGTTCATCCACCGCACGGAGTGTGACGAAAGGACCTTTGAACCtctatttttcacaaaaatcaacacaaaaagGAGGCTTTGAAAAAGGAGGAGGAATTgatgaaacaaagaaaattctaaGAGAGCGTGCGGTAAGTGCTTTTGCAATTTGGATGTATGATGTCGGGCTCCCTTTTAATTGCGTCAATCACAAATCATTCGATAAATTTATTGAGGCGGTTGGACAACATGGCCCCGGAATGAAGCCTCCTACATTCCATGAAGTTAGAGTCACTCACCTTAAAAAAGAGGTGgataaagtagaaaaaattgttgatgAGCATAAAGTGCAATGGACAAAGTTTGGATGTTCCATTATGATGGACAAATGGACGGCACGAAATGGCaaaatgatcatcaatattttggtgaattcTCCAATCGGTAGTGTATTTCTTGGTTCTGTTGATGCTAGCAATGAATCTACCgattccaccaaaatgtacaaGTTATTTGAAAGCACTATCGAAAGAATTGGACCGGAAAATGTTGTACAAATTGTCACCGATAATGCTAGTGAGAATGTCAAAGCGGGAAGTATGATGATGGGTGCGTACCCACACATTTATTGGACTCCATGTGCCGCTCATTGCATCAACTTCATATTTGGTGACATATTCAAGGTTAAGCCATATGCTTCCG TTTTTAAGAAGGCCATCAGAATCCATTCTTACATTAGTCAAAGGCCATTGTTGTTAAACTTGATGAGAAAATTCACCAAAGAAAGAAATTTGGTGAAACCGGCCAAGACAAGATTTGAAACGGCATTCTTAATTTTGAGAGCTATGTACATACAAAGAAAAAACTTGAGAACTTTAGTCCTCTCAACCGAATGGAATTCAAGTAAATTTGCAAAGGAaactttggggaaagaagttgTCAATCTTATTATTTCTGTCCACTTTTGGAATGATGTTGTTCGGGCACTTACAGTTTGTGGCCCTTTGACAAAAGTGCTTCCTTTGGTGGATGGGGAGAAAAAACCACCAATGGGTTATATTTATGAAGCAATGGATAGAGCCAAAAAAGCTATTGCACATGGTTTTCGTGGAGTTAAGAAGCAATATGAGAAAGTGTATGAAATTATTGATGCAAGGTGGTCAGAACAACTCCATCGGCCTTTGCATGCTGCAGGCCATGTTTTGAACCCAGGATTATATTATAAAGCTCAAGAAGAGGGAACTTTAGCAAAGACTCTGTGGACTGAGTATATTGCATGTGTTGAGAAGTTGGTCCATATACAACAATACAAGATGCACTAG